A section of the Bradyrhizobium oligotrophicum S58 genome encodes:
- a CDS encoding glycerophosphodiester phosphodiesterase, which translates to MAFDMAFDIEAHRGGRALHPENTLQAFAAALAMGVDTLELDVGVTSDGVLVISHERRLNPDLARDADGNYVAPPGSPLIELPLAEVQSYDIGEIRPGSDYAKQFPEQRVLSGPGVPPPRIPTLKQLIDLVRGSGDAHVRLNIETKLDPDHPAEAPDPERFVSLLLGLIEAEHFADRVMIQSFDWRTLQLVQQRAPAIPTVYLTIQRGRSPNVSLTQATHWTAGFNPADHGGSLPSTIHAAGGKVWSPYFADVTLELISEAHALGLQVVVWTVNKPDDMARLMDIGVDGIISDRPDLLRKVAAEKGLAKPVGQLHIQRPAPGLPEK; encoded by the coding sequence ATGGCCTTTGATATGGCATTCGATATCGAGGCCCATCGCGGTGGTCGCGCGCTGCATCCCGAGAACACGCTGCAGGCGTTCGCCGCCGCGCTGGCAATGGGGGTGGACACGCTCGAGCTCGATGTCGGCGTCACAAGCGACGGCGTGCTCGTGATCTCGCATGAGCGGCGCCTCAATCCCGATCTCGCCCGCGACGCCGACGGTAACTACGTCGCGCCACCTGGTTCGCCGCTGATCGAGCTGCCGCTGGCCGAGGTGCAGTCCTACGACATCGGCGAGATCCGCCCTGGCAGCGACTACGCCAAGCAGTTTCCGGAGCAGCGGGTCTTGTCCGGTCCAGGCGTTCCACCGCCGCGAATTCCGACGTTGAAACAGCTCATCGACCTCGTGCGCGGCTCGGGCGACGCGCATGTGCGGCTTAACATCGAGACCAAGCTCGATCCCGATCATCCAGCGGAGGCGCCCGACCCGGAGCGCTTCGTGAGTCTGCTGCTCGGCTTGATCGAGGCGGAGCATTTCGCCGACCGCGTGATGATCCAGTCGTTCGATTGGCGCACCCTGCAATTGGTGCAGCAGCGCGCGCCTGCCATTCCGACCGTGTATCTGACGATCCAGCGCGGCAGGTCGCCGAACGTCTCGCTGACCCAGGCGACACATTGGACCGCCGGTTTCAATCCCGCCGACCACGGCGGCTCGCTGCCATCAACGATTCATGCGGCGGGCGGCAAGGTGTGGTCGCCTTATTTCGCCGACGTGACTCTCGAGCTGATCAGCGAGGCGCATGCGCTCGGCTTGCAAGTCGTGGTGTGGACCGTCAACAAGCCGGATGACATGGCCCGGCTGATGGATATCGGCGTCGACGGCATCATCTCCGATCGGCCGGACCTGTTGCGCAAGGTGGCTGCTGAAAAGGGTTTGGCAAAGCCTGTGGGACAGCTGCACATTCAGCGGCCGGCGCCAGGCCTTCCGGAGAAATAG
- a CDS encoding acyl-CoA synthetase, translating into MGIHLLDRAIGSDYPTFASTADIRAFEQMPYGERIAAQSTYDALKCGAAANPDAPAIQFLPNADPADTPVVISYRDFVARVTQAANLFHALGVGPDDVVSFMLPLVPDAFVTLFGAEAAGIANPVNPLLEPHQIAEILDAAKTKVLVALGPLPGTDIWQKVEKVRGSCKHLKAIVQVLGGGDPANGIHAFNDLIGPQPGDHLVSGRQIKASDTAAYFHTGGTTGTPKLVRHSHGNQVYQAWGVNLILKAKPGGTLLFGMPLFHVGGSLTQALQTLSAGGSLVVLSGAGWRNPNAVRNIWGLVERFKPETLSSVPTVLAATLAVPQGQADISSLRYAAGGGSAIPVAVGQAIMDKLKLPVVEVYGMTETASVHTMAYPDQPIRLGSVGLPLPYAQVRIVKLDADGHYERDCATDEIGVVIMAGPGVFSGYLDDTHNRGAFVDGHWVNSGDLGRLDADGFLWITGRAKDLVIRGGHNIDPAPIEEILFQHPSVGFAAVVGQPDAYAGELPIGYVQLKPGASVQPGELEDWVRARTPERAAVPVQIIPIDPMPVTGVGKVFKPQLRWDAATRVFTKVLSQLTDRGVDCSVKVGAHGSHGSLATVTLRDVPAESREAVENEVHALLAPFVIRHEVVMG; encoded by the coding sequence ATGGGCATTCATTTGCTCGATCGCGCCATCGGCAGCGACTATCCGACATTCGCCAGCACGGCCGACATCCGTGCCTTCGAGCAGATGCCGTACGGCGAACGGATCGCCGCTCAAAGCACCTACGACGCGTTGAAGTGCGGCGCGGCGGCCAATCCGGACGCACCGGCAATCCAGTTTCTGCCCAACGCCGATCCGGCCGATACGCCGGTCGTGATCTCCTATCGCGACTTCGTCGCCCGGGTGACGCAGGCGGCCAACTTGTTTCATGCGCTGGGCGTCGGCCCGGACGACGTCGTCAGCTTCATGCTGCCCTTGGTGCCGGACGCCTTCGTCACGCTGTTCGGCGCCGAGGCCGCGGGCATCGCCAACCCGGTCAACCCGCTGCTCGAGCCGCACCAGATCGCCGAGATCTTGGATGCCGCCAAGACCAAGGTGCTGGTGGCGCTCGGCCCCCTGCCCGGCACCGACATCTGGCAGAAGGTCGAGAAGGTGCGCGGCAGCTGCAAGCACCTCAAGGCGATCGTGCAGGTGCTCGGCGGCGGCGATCCCGCCAACGGCATTCATGCGTTCAACGACCTGATCGGGCCGCAGCCCGGGGATCACCTGGTCAGCGGCCGGCAGATCAAGGCCAGCGACACCGCGGCCTATTTCCACACCGGCGGCACCACCGGCACGCCGAAGCTGGTGCGCCACAGCCATGGCAACCAGGTCTACCAGGCCTGGGGCGTCAACCTGATCCTGAAGGCAAAGCCGGGCGGCACCCTGCTGTTCGGCATGCCGCTGTTTCATGTCGGGGGATCGCTGACCCAGGCGCTGCAGACACTGTCGGCGGGCGGCAGCCTCGTCGTGCTGTCGGGCGCCGGCTGGCGCAATCCGAATGCGGTGCGCAACATCTGGGGCCTGGTCGAACGCTTCAAGCCGGAGACGCTGTCGAGCGTGCCGACGGTGCTGGCCGCGACGCTCGCGGTGCCGCAAGGCCAGGCCGACATTTCCAGCCTGCGCTACGCCGCCGGCGGCGGCTCGGCGATTCCGGTCGCCGTGGGACAGGCGATCATGGACAAGCTCAAGCTGCCGGTGGTCGAGGTCTACGGCATGACCGAGACCGCGAGCGTGCACACAATGGCCTATCCGGACCAGCCGATCCGGCTCGGCTCGGTCGGCCTGCCGCTGCCCTACGCGCAAGTGCGGATCGTCAAGCTCGATGCCGACGGGCACTATGAGCGCGACTGCGCGACCGATGAGATCGGCGTCGTCATCATGGCCGGGCCCGGCGTGTTCTCCGGCTATCTCGACGACACCCACAACAGGGGCGCCTTCGTCGACGGCCACTGGGTCAACTCCGGCGATCTCGGCCGGCTCGATGCGGACGGCTTCCTGTGGATCACCGGCCGCGCCAAGGACCTCGTCATCCGCGGCGGCCACAACATCGATCCGGCGCCGATCGAGGAGATCCTGTTTCAGCATCCGTCGGTCGGCTTCGCCGCGGTAGTCGGCCAGCCCGACGCCTACGCCGGCGAATTGCCGATCGGCTATGTGCAGCTCAAGCCGGGCGCGAGCGTGCAGCCGGGCGAACTCGAGGACTGGGTGCGCGCCCGCACGCCCGAGCGCGCGGCGGTGCCGGTGCAGATCATCCCGATCGATCCGATGCCGGTGACCGGCGTCGGCAAGGTGTTCAAGCCGCAACTGCGCTGGGATGCCGCGACGCGGGTGTTCACCAAGGTGCTGTCGCAGCTGACCGACCGCGGCGTCGATTGCAGCGTCAAGGTCGGCGCCCATGGCAGCCATGGCAGCCTCGCCACAGTGACATTGCGCGACGTGCCGGCGGAGAGCCGCGAGGCTGTTGAGAACGAGGTGCACGCGCTGCTGGCACCGTTCGTGATCCGGCATGAGGTGGTGATGGGGTGA
- a CDS encoding putative bifunctional diguanylate cyclase/phosphodiesterase — MLTILSCLPAEYDLRYVAAALLVCVLGSLLSMRLLARVRRNAGLRRFHLLFLAGLVAGGTVWTTHFAAILGYDATGQRSFEPGMTFTSLGLAVVFAWLGFFITTRTQRGPLIEAGGAVFGFGIAAMHYTGMNALNLQGVLTWNMPVVWLSIALAMGFGAIATNRIARPVTRFCKYGSSLAMVLAILSLHFTGMYALTLAPMAATGAAVQSLSDSVMLVTVVTGIGLIMAMAASAYTIDMQATQEAVESYRQLALQDPLTGLPNRNGLGQRLAPLTSGDGDETAHLAVLAIDLDGFKDINDAHGRSAGDAVLTTISQRISATLQPGEFLARIGGDEFVAVKSKIFARTEVAKFAERMRALVLSPVDWEERSLSVGCSIGIALYPDHGLTADELCTRADLAMYRAKSLGQGKICTYETAMDETSRRRAELAIDLKRALVRNEFELHYQVQNDTQSGDIIGFEALLRWNHPKKGRVPPNDFIPLAEQTGLIVDIGDWVLRTACATAASWSRPFKVAVNVAPMQLNYDLAKRVAEVLRETGLPPERLEIELTETGIIADRQHALQVVLALKALGVTVAMDDFGTGYSSLSTLQVFPFDKIKVDKSFIQSVETSVHAAAIVKATLLLGRSLNIPVLAEGVETEQHLAFLRSEGCTSVQGFLFGKPMPREAISRMIREVSEAKAPTQPRPSASAAA; from the coding sequence ATGTTGACGATCCTGTCCTGCCTGCCCGCCGAATACGATCTGCGCTACGTCGCCGCCGCGCTGCTGGTGTGCGTGCTCGGCTCCCTGCTGTCGATGCGGCTGCTGGCGCGGGTCCGGCGCAACGCCGGCCTGCGACGCTTCCATCTGCTGTTCCTGGCCGGGCTGGTCGCCGGCGGCACGGTCTGGACCACGCACTTCGCCGCCATTCTCGGCTATGACGCGACGGGACAACGCTCGTTCGAACCGGGCATGACATTCACCTCGCTCGGCCTTGCGGTGGTGTTCGCGTGGCTCGGCTTCTTCATCACGACCCGGACGCAGCGCGGCCCCCTGATCGAAGCCGGCGGCGCGGTGTTCGGCTTCGGCATCGCCGCCATGCACTACACCGGCATGAACGCGCTCAATCTGCAGGGCGTGCTGACCTGGAACATGCCGGTGGTGTGGCTGTCGATCGCCCTTGCCATGGGCTTCGGCGCCATCGCCACCAACCGCATCGCGCGTCCGGTGACGCGCTTCTGCAAATATGGCAGCTCGCTGGCGATGGTGCTCGCGATCCTCAGCCTGCATTTCACCGGCATGTACGCGCTGACATTGGCGCCGATGGCGGCCACCGGCGCAGCCGTGCAGTCGCTCTCGGACAGCGTCATGCTGGTCACCGTCGTCACCGGCATCGGCCTGATCATGGCGATGGCCGCCTCGGCCTACACGATCGACATGCAGGCGACGCAGGAAGCGGTCGAGAGCTATCGGCAGCTGGCACTGCAGGATCCGCTCACCGGCCTGCCCAACCGCAACGGTCTCGGCCAGCGGCTGGCACCGCTGACGTCCGGCGACGGCGACGAGACCGCGCATCTGGCCGTGCTGGCCATCGACCTCGACGGCTTCAAGGACATCAACGACGCGCACGGCCGCTCTGCCGGCGATGCGGTGCTGACGACGATCTCACAGCGGATTTCCGCCACGCTGCAGCCCGGCGAATTCCTGGCGCGGATCGGCGGCGACGAGTTCGTGGCCGTCAAGAGCAAGATCTTCGCGCGCACCGAGGTCGCGAAGTTCGCAGAGCGCATGCGTGCGCTCGTGCTCAGCCCGGTCGATTGGGAGGAGCGCAGCCTCTCGGTCGGCTGCAGCATCGGCATTGCGCTCTACCCCGATCACGGCCTCACCGCCGACGAACTCTGCACCCGCGCCGATCTCGCGATGTATCGCGCCAAGAGTCTCGGCCAGGGCAAGATCTGCACCTACGAGACGGCGATGGACGAGACCAGCCGGCGCCGCGCCGAGCTCGCCATCGACCTCAAGCGCGCCCTGGTGCGCAACGAGTTCGAGCTGCACTACCAGGTGCAGAACGACACCCAGAGTGGCGACATCATCGGTTTCGAGGCGCTGCTGCGCTGGAATCATCCGAAGAAGGGCCGCGTGCCGCCGAACGATTTCATCCCGCTGGCCGAGCAGACCGGGCTGATCGTCGACATCGGCGACTGGGTGCTGCGCACCGCCTGCGCTACCGCGGCCAGCTGGAGCCGGCCGTTCAAGGTGGCCGTCAACGTCGCGCCGATGCAGCTCAACTACGATCTGGCGAAGCGCGTCGCCGAGGTGCTGCGCGAGACCGGGCTCCCACCCGAGCGGCTCGAGATCGAGCTGACCGAGACCGGCATCATCGCCGACCGCCAGCACGCGCTGCAGGTGGTGCTGGCGCTGAAGGCGCTCGGCGTCACCGTGGCGATGGACGATTTCGGCACCGGCTATTCGTCGCTGTCGACCTTGCAGGTGTTTCCGTTCGACAAGATCAAGGTCGACAAGAGCTTCATCCAGTCGGTCGAGACCAGCGTGCACGCCGCCGCCATCGTCAAGGCGACGCTGCTGCTCGGACGCAGCCTCAACATTCCCGTGCTGGCCGAGGGCGTCGAGACCGAGCAGCACCTCGCCTTCCTGCGCAGCGAAGGCTGCACCAGCGTGCAGGGCTTCCTGTTCGGCAAGCCGATGCCGCGCGAGGCGATCAGCCGCATGATCCGCGAGGTGTCGGAGGCAAAGGCCCCCACGCAGCCAAGGCCGAGCGCGAGCGCCGCGGCGTGA
- a CDS encoding GNAT family N-acetyltransferase produces the protein MNETDITIAVEDAKQADVAALMAEADAYLRTLYPAQGSFPVDVTALSAPGVVFLAGRRDGSLLGSVALRPIAAAHAEVKRLFVHEAARGCGLGRRLLGTLESEARARGVDRISLEVGIRQPQAIQLYRSVGYRDCGPFGTYRLDPLSLFMTKRFTP, from the coding sequence ATGAACGAGACCGACATCACCATCGCGGTCGAAGATGCCAAGCAGGCCGACGTAGCGGCCCTCATGGCGGAGGCCGACGCCTATCTGCGAACGCTTTACCCCGCTCAAGGCAGTTTTCCAGTCGATGTCACCGCGCTCTCGGCGCCGGGAGTCGTCTTCCTTGCGGGCCGTCGCGACGGATCGCTGCTCGGCTCGGTCGCCCTTCGGCCGATCGCTGCGGCACATGCAGAGGTCAAGCGACTGTTCGTGCACGAAGCGGCACGCGGATGCGGGCTCGGACGCAGGCTCCTCGGGACACTGGAAAGCGAGGCCAGGGCGCGCGGCGTCGATCGCATCAGCCTCGAAGTGGGCATCAGACAGCCACAGGCGATCCAGCTCTATCGCAGCGTCGGCTATCGGGATTGCGGGCCCTTCGGTACCTACCGCCTCGACCCACTCAGCCTGTTCATGACGAAACGATTCACGCCTTGA
- a CDS encoding IS4 family transposase — protein sequence MAQGDWAAYMAYWRFVNNPQVTIDRLIEGWSRQTATVVAGRHVLAIQDTSEVKFQTRKGRRRGLGEVGKGNARGVLLHAMLAVDADSGACLGLTGGKVWTRRGKVKVPHDQRELADKESARWVTTAEQACDVLAAARMITVVNDREGEFFAHWALTPGDNVHLLTRAMHDHALADGSTLYQAVERARFCDKAMIDLPQRMDRRARQAQLSLRFGTAELKRPARPGVKGLPERVEVSFVEVVELHPPKGAEAVHWLLLTTHSIAKASDAWQIVSWYKQRWIIEQLFRSLKTQGLQIEDSQLESAQALIKLVAIATKAACIVIQLVQARNGGQQLPIECAFTPEEMKALAAINKTMKGRTKLQENPHPAQTLAWAAWIIAKLGGWTGYASHRPPGPITFHNGMSRFQILVAGRALQTV from the coding sequence ATGGCGCAGGGTGACTGGGCCGCGTACATGGCGTACTGGCGGTTTGTGAACAATCCGCAAGTCACGATCGATCGGCTGATTGAAGGCTGGAGCCGGCAGACGGCGACTGTGGTCGCGGGGCGGCATGTGCTGGCGATCCAGGACACCAGCGAGGTCAAGTTCCAGACGCGGAAGGGGCGGCGGCGCGGACTGGGCGAGGTCGGCAAAGGCAATGCCCGTGGCGTGCTGTTGCATGCGATGTTGGCGGTCGATGCCGACAGCGGCGCCTGCCTCGGTCTCACCGGCGGCAAGGTGTGGACGCGCCGGGGCAAGGTGAAGGTGCCTCACGACCAGCGGGAGTTGGCCGACAAGGAATCGGCGCGCTGGGTGACGACCGCCGAACAGGCCTGTGACGTTCTCGCTGCCGCACGCATGATCACCGTCGTCAATGATCGCGAAGGGGAGTTCTTTGCGCATTGGGCTTTGACGCCGGGAGACAACGTCCACCTGCTGACGCGAGCCATGCACGATCATGCGCTGGCCGATGGCAGCACACTCTACCAGGCGGTGGAGCGAGCGCGCTTCTGCGACAAGGCGATGATCGACCTGCCGCAGCGCATGGATCGCCGCGCCCGCCAAGCTCAGCTCTCGCTGCGGTTCGGAACGGCCGAGCTCAAGCGGCCGGCGCGCCCCGGCGTGAAGGGCCTGCCGGAGCGCGTCGAAGTCAGCTTCGTGGAAGTCGTCGAATTGCATCCTCCGAAAGGGGCTGAGGCCGTTCATTGGCTGCTCTTGACCACTCATTCGATCGCCAAGGCGTCCGACGCTTGGCAGATCGTCTCCTGGTACAAGCAGCGCTGGATCATCGAACAGCTCTTCCGCTCGCTGAAGACCCAAGGGTTGCAGATCGAGGACAGCCAGCTCGAAAGCGCCCAGGCCCTGATCAAGCTCGTGGCCATCGCCACCAAAGCAGCCTGCATCGTCATTCAGCTCGTTCAGGCTCGCAACGGCGGTCAACAACTGCCGATCGAATGCGCCTTCACTCCGGAAGAAATGAAGGCCCTGGCGGCCATCAACAAGACGATGAAGGGCAGGACCAAGCTTCAGGAAAACCCTCATCCTGCCCAAACACTCGCGTGGGCGGCATGGATCATCGCCAAACTCGGCGGATGGACCGGCTACGCCTCCCATCGGCCTCCCGGGCCCATCACCTTCCACAACGGAATGAGTCGCTTCCAAATCCTCGTCGCCGGCAGAGCCCTCCAAACCGTGTAG
- a CDS encoding glycoside hydrolase family 3 N-terminal domain-containing protein, producing MSSTALPRRFVQQALILASLILSGQAGVAASCSNRAAISQAVGPMIMAGFFGTKTSDPGFQQVLSDLENGLVGGVVLLGRNVGTRDDLEAMIDRIRSCKCTAAPFIAIDDEGGTVERLGQNIGLAETPSAADIAQGSVAAAHTAYTALAEKLAALHINMNLAPVVDLNTNPSNPIIGQRQRSYGSEPDTVVRYAAAFIHAHRKKGILTVLKHFPGHGSSTADSHAGIADVTTTWSSAELKPYRRLIRRGLAGAIMVGHLANARRWGGVATQSGGHAVDRLLRHDLRYDGVVMTDDLAMKAILDAKPPAAAAIDAVKAGADIIMFTKFSDEDQTADVGRDINAALTTAVCSGELKADALQRSVARIRKWRAGWTRHSRRQAQRHTSVTVL from the coding sequence ATGAGCAGCACAGCCTTGCCACGACGATTTGTCCAACAGGCCCTGATCCTTGCATCCCTGATCCTGTCGGGACAGGCCGGTGTTGCCGCCAGCTGCAGCAACCGAGCGGCCATCTCGCAAGCGGTCGGTCCGATGATCATGGCCGGCTTCTTCGGGACCAAGACATCGGATCCGGGATTTCAGCAGGTGCTGAGCGATCTCGAGAATGGCCTGGTCGGGGGTGTCGTCCTCCTCGGCCGCAACGTCGGAACGCGAGACGACCTCGAAGCGATGATCGACCGGATCCGGTCCTGCAAATGCACGGCTGCACCCTTCATCGCCATCGACGATGAAGGCGGCACGGTCGAGCGGCTCGGACAGAACATTGGGCTCGCGGAAACGCCTTCGGCCGCAGACATCGCCCAGGGCTCGGTCGCGGCGGCGCACACGGCCTACACCGCTCTCGCCGAGAAGCTCGCGGCGCTGCACATCAACATGAATCTTGCGCCGGTGGTCGACCTCAACACCAACCCGTCAAACCCGATCATCGGGCAGCGGCAACGCAGCTATGGCAGCGAGCCCGACACCGTCGTGCGCTATGCGGCGGCGTTCATCCACGCGCATAGAAAGAAGGGCATCCTGACGGTGCTCAAGCATTTTCCGGGTCATGGATCGTCGACCGCCGACAGCCACGCCGGCATTGCCGACGTCACCACCACATGGTCATCAGCCGAATTGAAGCCGTACAGGCGCCTGATCCGGCGGGGGCTGGCTGGCGCCATCATGGTGGGACATCTCGCCAACGCCCGGCGATGGGGCGGCGTCGCAACCCAGAGCGGCGGCCACGCGGTCGATCGTCTGCTGCGCCACGACCTGCGCTATGACGGCGTGGTCATGACGGATGACCTCGCGATGAAGGCCATTCTCGATGCCAAGCCGCCGGCCGCCGCCGCCATCGACGCGGTCAAGGCCGGGGCTGACATCATCATGTTCACGAAATTCAGCGACGAGGACCAGACCGCCGATGTCGGCCGCGACATCAACGCCGCGCTGACTACAGCCGTATGCTCTGGCGAACTCAAAGCCGATGCGCTGCAACGCTCCGTCGCGCGCATTCGAAAATGGAGAGCGGGCTGGACGCGGCACAGCCGCAGGCAAGCACAGCGCCACACGAGCGTCACTGTGCTTTGA
- a CDS encoding flavin-dependent oxidoreductase, with protein sequence MTDLPVIIAGGGIGGLATALTLQQIGVPCVVYESVREMRPLGVGINLQPNAVRELYDLGIGADDLDQVGVPAREWALVGLNGNDIYSEPRGLGAGYNWPQYAVHRGKLHVLLYSRLVERAGRDAVRLGSRVAGYEKNADGSVTARVEHADGSRSEQRGRLLIGADGIHSAVRAQMHPTQPPIHWGGAVMWRGVTWAKPMRTGSSFVGLGTHRHRVVVYPISHPDPRTGLALINWIAEVTMDNTEGWKQTGWFRQVPVSEFAQHFAGWTYDWLDVPALIAGADGAYENPMIDRDPVPTWVDGPVALMGDAAHAMYPTGSNGASQAIVDARVLGASLLTHGVTPAALAAYDEKLCGPISQVILRNRGAGPFGLLNLVDERCGGTFTNIDDVIPPAEREAFMAGYKKAAGFAIEQLNSAPRTIAEGAKVGALATI encoded by the coding sequence ATGACCGACCTTCCCGTAATCATCGCCGGCGGCGGCATCGGCGGCCTCGCGACGGCGCTGACCCTGCAGCAGATCGGCGTGCCCTGTGTGGTCTATGAAAGCGTGCGGGAGATGCGGCCGCTCGGGGTCGGCATCAATCTGCAACCCAATGCGGTGCGCGAGCTGTATGATCTCGGCATCGGCGCTGATGATCTCGATCAGGTCGGCGTGCCCGCCCGCGAATGGGCGCTGGTCGGGCTGAACGGCAACGACATCTATTCCGAGCCACGCGGGCTCGGAGCCGGCTACAACTGGCCGCAATATGCCGTGCACCGCGGCAAGCTGCATGTGCTGCTGTATAGCCGGCTGGTGGAGCGTGCCGGGCGCGACGCCGTGCGGCTTGGCAGCCGCGTCGCCGGCTATGAGAAAAACGCGGACGGCTCCGTGACCGCACGCGTCGAGCATGCCGATGGGTCGCGCTCCGAGCAGCGCGGGCGGCTCCTGATCGGCGCCGACGGCATTCATTCGGCGGTGCGCGCGCAGATGCACCCAACGCAGCCGCCGATCCACTGGGGCGGCGCGGTGATGTGGCGCGGCGTGACCTGGGCGAAGCCGATGCGCACCGGCTCGTCCTTCGTCGGGCTCGGCACCCATCGCCACCGCGTCGTGGTCTATCCGATCTCGCATCCCGATCCCCGGACGGGGCTGGCGCTGATCAACTGGATCGCGGAAGTCACGATGGACAACACCGAGGGCTGGAAGCAGACCGGCTGGTTCCGGCAGGTGCCGGTGAGTGAGTTCGCCCAGCATTTCGCCGGCTGGACCTATGACTGGCTCGACGTGCCCGCGCTGATCGCCGGCGCCGACGGCGCCTATGAGAACCCGATGATCGACCGCGATCCGGTCCCGACCTGGGTCGACGGCCCGGTGGCGCTGATGGGCGACGCCGCGCATGCGATGTATCCGACCGGCTCCAACGGCGCCAGCCAGGCGATCGTCGACGCCCGCGTGCTCGGCGCATCGCTGCTCACGCATGGCGTGACGCCGGCCGCGCTCGCCGCCTACGACGAGAAGCTGTGCGGCCCGATCTCGCAGGTCATCCTGCGCAACCGCGGCGCCGGCCCGTTCGGCCTGCTCAACCTGGTCGACGAGCGCTGCGGCGGGACGTTCACGAACATTGACGATGTCATCCCGCCGGCGGAGCGCGAGGCGTTCATGGCGGGCTACAAGAAGGCTGCGGGCTTTGCGATCGAGCAGCTGAACTCAGCGCCGCGGACGATTGCCGAGGGAGCGAAGGTCGGCGCTCTGGCAACGATTTGA
- a CDS encoding substrate-binding domain-containing protein — translation MLSTGSVPAGRLSLPSSLLFRSPPWRAGLPALAPFDPDRIQRRGSRSRLRIGNFLTFSGSPGIWGPAATNSALLAVSEINRRGGILGREIELSFYDSGGPVEDVVARARDALEFDDIDVVMGSHISAVRLALRPLLGGRIPYVYTPVYEGGERTPGVMAIGETPHSQTRPAIHWLAENRGARRWYLIGSDYVWPWRSHRQTKTYIAEAGGQVVGEEFVPVGNDDHEAHLARIRAAKPDVVLVSLIGTDSITFNRAFAESGLAATTLRLAGAVDETVLLGIGADNTENLYSASGYFSCIGSGANDEFMGLYTAMFGANAPPVGSVGQSNYEGLRFLKAAAERAGSLSLRPLATSGRNIVYSGARGEVTIRQGRAGMAMHLAAADGLDFKIIRTF, via the coding sequence GTGCTCTCGACAGGATCTGTCCCGGCCGGGCGTCTCAGTCTGCCGTCATCCCTGCTGTTCAGGAGCCCGCCCTGGCGGGCCGGCCTTCCTGCACTCGCCCCCTTCGATCCCGACCGCATCCAGCGGCGCGGCTCCCGGAGCAGGCTGCGCATCGGCAATTTCCTGACCTTCTCCGGCTCCCCCGGCATCTGGGGCCCGGCGGCGACCAACAGCGCGCTGCTCGCGGTGTCCGAGATCAATCGTCGCGGCGGCATCCTCGGCCGCGAGATCGAATTGTCGTTCTATGATTCCGGCGGGCCGGTCGAAGACGTCGTCGCGCGCGCGAGGGATGCGCTCGAATTCGACGACATCGACGTCGTGATGGGCTCGCATATCAGCGCCGTCAGGCTGGCGCTCCGTCCGCTGTTGGGTGGCCGCATCCCCTACGTCTACACGCCGGTCTATGAAGGCGGCGAGCGTACGCCCGGCGTGATGGCGATCGGCGAGACGCCGCACAGCCAGACCCGCCCGGCCATTCACTGGCTGGCGGAGAACAGGGGCGCCAGGCGCTGGTACCTGATCGGCAGCGACTATGTCTGGCCGTGGCGGTCGCACCGCCAGACCAAGACCTACATCGCCGAGGCCGGCGGCCAGGTCGTCGGCGAGGAGTTCGTGCCGGTCGGCAATGATGACCACGAGGCGCATCTGGCGCGCATCCGCGCCGCCAAGCCGGACGTCGTGCTGGTTTCGCTGATCGGCACCGACAGCATCACCTTCAACCGCGCGTTCGCCGAATCCGGGCTGGCCGCGACCACCTTGCGACTCGCCGGTGCGGTCGACGAGACCGTGCTGCTCGGCATCGGCGCCGACAACACCGAGAACTTGTACTCCGCCTCCGGCTATTTCAGCTGCATCGGCTCTGGTGCCAACGACGAGTTCATGGGCCTGTATACCGCGATGTTCGGCGCCAACGCGCCGCCCGTCGGCTCGGTCGGACAGTCGAACTACGAAGGCCTGCGTTTCCTGAAGGCGGCTGCCGAACGCGCCGGCTCGCTGTCGCTGCGTCCGCTGGCCACGTCCGGCCGCAACATCGTCTATTCCGGCGCCCGCGGCGAGGTGACGATCCGCCAGGGCCGCGCCGGCATGGCGATGCATCTCGCCGCCGCCGACGGGCTGGATTTCAAGATCATCCGCACGTTCTGA
- a CDS encoding MarR family winged helix-turn-helix transcriptional regulator, whose product MAKSPHPNTPLTEHLAYLLAQANREINRQLETRLSTEGVPVEQWRILKVLSDGEGHSMGDLADAVLLNHPTLTKMTDRMVSDSLVYRRQDANDRRKVLMFISDRGKALCKRLNSLTASQEAHILENYGDKATGELKRLLENLIDAAG is encoded by the coding sequence GTGGCCAAATCGCCCCACCCCAACACGCCCCTCACCGAACACCTCGCCTATCTGCTGGCGCAAGCCAACCGGGAGATCAACCGGCAGCTGGAGACGCGCCTGAGCACGGAGGGCGTGCCAGTCGAGCAGTGGCGCATCCTCAAGGTTCTCTCGGACGGCGAGGGGCACTCGATGGGCGATCTCGCCGATGCGGTGCTCTTGAACCATCCGACCCTGACCAAGATGACCGACCGGATGGTGTCGGACTCGCTGGTCTACCGCCGCCAGGACGCCAATGACCGCCGCAAGGTGCTGATGTTCATCAGCGACCGCGGCAAGGCGCTGTGCAAGCGGCTGAACTCGCTGACCGCCAGCCAGGAGGCGCACATCCTGGAGAATTACGGCGACAAGGCCACCGGCGAGCTCAAGCGACTGCTGGAAAATTTGATCGACGCTGCGGGTTGA